A single Pagrus major chromosome 19, Pma_NU_1.0 DNA region contains:
- the pabpn1 gene encoding polyadenylate-binding protein 2 isoform X2, translating into MAEFGNGLAEESLLDSDPGHPELEDPGVGDEEPGLEEGEAAIEDPELEAIKARVREMEEEAEKLKELQNEVEKQMNLSPPPVGPVIMSIEEKMEADGRSIYVGNVDYGATAEELEAHFHGCGSVNRVTILCDKYTGHPKGFAYIEFADKESVRTAMALDESLFRGRQIKVGAKRTNRPGISTTDRGFPRARFRSRGGSFSSRARYYSGYTPPRGRGRAFRGRGRTTSWYSPY; encoded by the exons ATGGCGGAGTTCGGTAACGGACTGGCGGAGGAATCTCTACTAGATTCAGACCCCGGACATCCCGAGCTGGAAGACCCGGGTGTCGGTGACGAGGAACCGGGGTTAGAAGAGGGAGAGGCCGCAATTGAAGACCCG GAGCTGGAGGCAATCAAAGCCCGggtgagagagatggaggaagaggcagagaagCTGAAGGAGCTACAGAACGAGGTGGAGAAACAGATGAATCTCAGCCCCCCACCAG TCGGCCCCGTCATCATGTCCATCGAGGAGAAGATGGAAGCAGATGGCAGATCTATTTATGTCGGAAAT GTGGACTATGGTGCCACGGCAGAAGAGCTCGAGGCCCATTTTCATGGCTGCGGCTCAGTAAACAGAGTCACCATCCTATGTGACAAATACACAGGGCATCCCAAGGG GTTTGCCTATATTGAGTTTGCAGACAAAGAGTCTGTTAGGACAGCCATGGCTTTGGACGAGTCCCttttcagaggaagacagatAAAG GTGGGCGCCAAGAGAACAAACAGACCAGGCATCAGCACCACAGACCGCGGCTTCCCACGGGCTCGGTTCAGGTCACGGGGAGGAAGCTTCTCGTCGCGTGCACGCTACTACAGCGGCTACACACCACCCAGAGGCAGAGGACGGGCCTTCAG
- the zfhx2 gene encoding uncharacterized protein zfhx2 isoform X2, whose product MQEESGETVSSESNGVAEWLCPLCQTRQTDRSSLSAHLTEQHSVLPSCVDKLLDIAGLKQAAIAGQQEKGALKSADLESSLLKPTEDVRSDPCQSSESSDATQTLGDKEMEEESIMEQEGGEAEPEPEKEGNQLAGAKQQNATENTEIPDASEKSVGKNGVPAENNTRSFKCNACLETFPSRTALSVHYNSASHIQRMTTGSAKQTGETDPQTPLVPVLSRPYISNKPYQCAVCRVSYNHAITLESHMKSVLHQSRSRNAGIVANAANSAVATASLGGSTTTVPNTVVTTSGSGTSQLVTTTNCAAPGTLMVTTTKDGEQIQTSQVAPSLLTSPVASAQAVSAFLTLLTSSPNTLSHSLLPSLFTAGSAPGAAVPQLVPQPQMVMPLILNGLQAQTQQHQENQQGQLLTQCVPFVGLTTAQQALLTQRLNSLQSQWPSAGVSTNVQPCTEEQTQALKGESDKEKQEVKRRDSEETVKEKVLDQNNDRNNCTTENIKTEKLKEENIKESAQCPNIESKVKVENNEDNEKAHRDSTTDGDSSTNQLDLEGDKAASLNLSPAGTEKSLRNKNLSPSASVPSNASLSPVNLNLTLSPDSTPQKSQTGMSPCGSLGTPKSSPSTNALTNNQTRPHCTSIGSNHPDLPVLSEFQSEVLWAFFESRSEADAASPPHEDCEALGREVGLSEEEVRRWLSQARHAKQRQRATELDHLQGLVGFPRHAQGSDNDYDDEESSLIIAEGEDDAEASGSQAIDLSSTRGKHRQRDSGREGLGDSCLTSDSENEVYTSVIVSDEESQNGSLREGPESPAKDEAQWEVHGDKGSIGGKVLRSTTVFLSDAEDEYEDEEGGGGQRAKRKKRKGEFERDEVEVKKERQDPDVDLELEAQGDPPSSLSHVMDHPEIPTSALHSLPLSIAPFSTQFLSPYVLSLTPSLIGDGSKLPVFPNPPTITRFSSSLLSQSLSSHNQISHYLSNGGDCESALDLSMGKNNSKSATSSSSLADKIAAQKGQLLDGLGLRPTSKGLVVVQVKPESVTSMSSSNSSMSLVNCNNMTKSSIYMRAAEKMNATLLEREREKEREKEKEQEQHQRKSKGKRYRDMRRSRTIIQAEQLDILYGCYFKDPNPGKHEFEQISEWVHLPKKVVQIWFQNMRARERKGEVRFISDGTLAAVGKPLIKFTWPLSKPIFSNKPPTNNTGCITTTPIVRTLIKTEREPVKELAKPALVKKITPVPIKPKEVVSSTAVSTVSSSASAVPKTKLETTSNVTMVKVAPKVNTPVLLAPPKEPIPIAPRPAQKRKLEEESEEEKTDEEKDNENEVGSGPGTTNRMVPKLPTTPINNRPPATTVLPQKQNGLNYWTPKVPIKINTLSREQLALPTHAPPRTIPPPPTPSIAPVSPNTPSSAKVASPSTPVVAKSSPTESSFLPHSSSRRPRTHLSCLQLSILQSCYETCAHPNAMECEAIGTELNLPLKVVQIWFQNTRAKEKRWRLQQEKMYPLSDGKVDMSSGTYLQYNALKANRPILPKPVQLTVTEPPASPVAGQQVPKETLTGRCDACNVSFESRAAARAHVFSPRHLATLRTTNFGQPTTLVNKNGTGNSGPGTVVPGSQVSHSTPVTSSGPGGEIESPPPTAISNS is encoded by the exons ATGCAG GAGGAGTCTGGAGAGACAGTGAGCAGTGAGAGCAATGGGGTGGCAGAATGGCTGTGCCCCCTGTGCCAAACACGACAAACTGACAGATCCTCCCTGTCTGCACATCTCACTGAGCAACACAGCGTACTTCCATCTTGTGTCGACAAACTGCTCGACATC GCCGGTCTAAAACAGGCTGCCATTGCAGGACAACAGGAAAAAGGTGCTCTAAAGTCTGCAG ATCTAGAATCTTCACTACTGAAGCCTACTGAAGACGTCAGATCAGACCCCTGCCAATCTAGTGAGAGTTCAGACGCTACCCAGACGCTCGGAGacaaagagatggaggaagagagcaTAATGGAACAGGAGGGAGGTGAAGCTGAGCCAGAGCCAGAAAAGGAGGGAAATCAACTCGCAGGAGCCAAACAGCAAAATgcaactgaaaacacagaaatcccAGACGCCAGTGAAAAGTCAGTTGGTAAAAATGGTGTGCCAGCTGAAAATAACACCCGGTCGTTCAAATGCAATGCCTGCCTGGAAACTTTTCCCAGCAGAACTGCCTTGAGCGTTCATTACAACTCAGCATCCCACATTCAGAGGATGACAACAGGCTCCGCAAAACAAACTGGGGAAACTGATCCCCAAACTCCCTTAGTTCCTGTCCTGTCTCGGCCATATATATCAAACAAACCTTACCAGTGCGCTGTATGTCGAGTCTCTTACAATCATGCCATCACCCTTGAGAGCCATATGAAATCTGTCTTGCACCAGTCCCGCAGCAGAAATGCTGGAATTGTTGCAAATGCTGCAAACAGTGCAGTGGCCACTGCTAGTTTGGGAGGCAGCACCACCACTGTTCCTAACACTGTGGTAACCACATCTGGAAGTGGGACCAGTCAGTTGGTTACCACCACCAACTGTGCTGCTCCTGGGACCTTGATGGTGACTACTACAAAAGATGGAGAGCAGATTCAAACTTCACAAGTGGCTCCCTCGCTCCTCACCTCCCCTGTGGCTTCAGCTCAGGCGGTCTCAGCCTTTCTCACCCTCCTCACATCTAGTCCCAACACCCTCTCAcactccctcctcccctccttaTTCACGGCCGGTTCTGCTCCTGGTGCCGCCGTGCCTCAGCTCGTGCCTCAGCCTCAAATGGTCATGCCCTTGATCTTGAATGGGCTCCAAGCCCAAACCCAGCAGCACCAAGAGAACCAGCAAGGCCAGCTCCTTACCCAGTGTGTGCCATTCGTAGGTCTCACCACAGCCCAGCAAGCCCTCCTAACCCAAAGACTAAACAGCTTACAGAGCCAGTGGCCCTCTGCAGGGGTTTCAACAAATGTGCAGCCCTGCACAGAAGAGCAAACACAGGCTTTAAAGGGTGAGAGcgataaagaaaagcaggaagtgaagagaagaGACAGTGAAGAGACAGTTAAAGAGAAGGTCTTGGATCAGAATAATGACAGGAATAACTGTACTACAGAGAAcattaaaacagagaaacttAAGGAAGAGAACATTAAAGAATCTGCACAGTGTCCTAATATAGAAAGCAAAGTGAAGGTTGAGAATAACGAAGACAATGAGAAGGCACATAGAGATAGCACAACAGATGGAGACAGCTCGACTAATCAGTTGGACCTGGAAGGTGATAAAGCAGCTAGCCTCAATCTCTCCCCAGCGGGCACAGAGAAGAGCCTCCGCAATAAGAACCTCTCGCCTTCTGCATCTGTTCCCAGCAATGCGAGCCTCAGCCCTGTAAATTTAAACCTTACACTTAGCCCTGATTCTACCCCTCAAAAATCACAAACGGGCATGAGCCCTTGTGGCTCTCTGGGCACCCCAAAATCCAGCCCGAGTACAAATGCCTTAACTAACAACCAAACTCGACCCCATTGTACTTCAATAGGATCCAATCACCCAGACCTTCCAGTGCTGTCAGAGTTCCAGTCGGAGGTTCTCTGGGCGTTCTTTGAGTCGCGTAGTGAGGCTGATGCTGCAAGTCCTCCCCATGAGGACTGTGAGGCGCTGGGCAGAGAGGTGGGGCTTTCTGAGGAAGAGGTACGTAGGTGGTTGAGCCAAGCCAGACATGCAAAACAGAGGCAGAGGGCGACAGAGTTGGATCACCTGCAAGGCTTGGTAGGATTTCCAAGACATGCCCAAGGTTCTGACAATGACTATGATGACGAGGAAAGCTCACTAATTATAGCAGAAGGTGAGGATGATGCTGAAGCTTCAGGTAGTCAGGCAATTGATTTGTCTAGTACAAGagggaaacacagacagagagattcGGGAAGGGAGGGGCTGGGAGATTCCTGTCTTACTTCTGACTCAGAAAATGAGGTGTACACCTCTGTCATTGTGTCTGATGAGGAAAGTCAGAATGGGTCATTGAGGGAGGGTCCTGAGAGTCCTGCAAAAGATGAAGCACAGTGGGAGGTCCATGGTGATAAGGGGTCAATTGGAGGAAAGGTCTTACGCTCCACaactgtgtttctctctgatgCAGAGGATGAgtatgaggatgaggagggcgGAGGGGGTCAGAGAGCCAAGAGGAAAAAACGTAAGGGGGAGTTTGAGCGggatgaggtggaggtgaagaaggagagACAGGACCCAGATGTGGATCTAGAGTTGGAGGCTCAAGGGGATCCTCCAAGCTCACTGTCCCATGTTATGGACCACCCTGAGATTCCAACCAGTGCCCTCCATTCACTTCCCCTGTCCATTGCTCCATTTTCTACTCAGTTCCTCAGCCCCTATGTCCTCTCCCTTACTCCTTCACTGATTGGAGATGGGAGCAAGTTACCAGTTTTTCCTAATCCACCAACTATCACGCGCTTCTCCAGCTCTCTTCTCTCGcagtctctctcctcccacaACCAAATTTCTCATTACCTGTCAAATGGGGGCGACTGCGAGTCCGCTCTAGATCTCAGCATGGggaaaaacaattcaaaatctgctacttcatcatcatctctggCTGATAAAATTGCAGCACAGAAGGGACAGCTGCTGGATGGGCTTGGCCTGAGGCCCACATCCAAAGGTCTTGTAGTTGTCCAAGTGAAGCCTGAATCTGTTACTTCCATGTCCTCTTCCAACAGCAGTATGAGTCTGGTCAACTGCAATAACATGACAAAGTCTAGTATTTACATGAGGGCAGCAGAGAAAATGAATGCTACACTATTGGAAAGGGAgcgagagaaggagagggagaaggaaaaggagcaggagcagcatcAGAGGAAGTCTAAAGGAAAAAGATATCGGGATATGCGGCGTTCAAGGACCATCATTCAAGCTGAACAACTTGACATTCTGTATGGCTGCTATTTCAAAGACCCAAACCCTGGGAAACATGAGTTTGAACAGATATCTGAGTGGGTCCACCTTCCAAAGAAAGTTGTTCAGATTTGGTTCCAGAACATGAGGGCGAGGGAACGGAAGGGTGAGGTCCGATTCATCAGTGACGGGACCCTGGCAGCCGTTGGCAAACCTCTCATCAAATTTACCTGGCCTCTTTCCAAACCCATATTCTCTAACAAGCCTCCTACGAATAATACTGGGTGCATCACAACTACTCCCATTGTGCGCACCCTCattaagacagagagagagcctgTCAAGGAGCTGGCCAAACCTGCTTTGGTGAAAAAAATTACCCCAGTTCCGATCAAGCCCAAGGAGGTCGTTTCCTCTACCGCAGTCTCAACTGTGAGCAGCAGTGCTTCTGCAGTGCCAAAGACTAAGCTCGAAACCACCAGCAACGTCACTATGGTCAAAGTTGCACCCAAAGTCAACACACCTGTCCTTTTAGCACCACCCAAGGAACCAATCCCTATTGCCCCACGACCGGCCCAGAAACGAAAGTTAGAAGAGGAGAGCGAGGAAGAAAAGACAGATGAGGAGAAAGACAATGAAAATGAGGTGGGTTCTGGACCAGGGACCACTAACCGCATGGTGCCCAAGCTACCCACAACTCCCATTAATAACAGGCCTCCTGCCACAACAGTGCTGCCACAAAAACAGAATGGGCTCAACTACTGGACCCCCAAAGTCCCCATTAAGATCAACACCCTATCAAGAGAACAACTGGCTTTACCCACACACGCGCCTCCTCGTACCATCCCCCCTCCTCCAACACCAAGCATTGCGCCAGTCAGCCCAAATACCCCCAGCTCTGCCAAAGTGGCCAGCCCCTCCACCCCGGTCGTAGCTAAATCAAGCCCGACAGAAAGCAGCTTCTTGCCCCACTCATCAAGCCGTAGGCCACGCACACACTTGTCCTGCCTACAGCTGTCCATTCTGCAGTCCTGTTATGAGACCTGTGCCCACCCTAACGCCATGGAGTGCGAGGCAATCGGCACCGAGCTCAACCTGCCGCTCAAGGTGGTGCAGATCTGGTTCCAAAACACCAGAGCCAAGGAGAAGCGCTGGAGGCtgcagcaagagaaaatg TATCCTCTGTCAGATGGGAAGGTGGACATGAGCTCAGGAACCTACCTGCAGTACAACGCTCTCAAAGCCAACCGGCCCATCTTGCCCAAACCTGTTCAACTGACAGTTACTGAACCTCCAGCTTCCCCAGTAGCCGGCCAGCAAGTGCCAAAGGAGACCCTGACAGGCCGCTGTGATGCCTGCAATGTCTCCTTTGAATCCCGCGCTGCGGCGAGAGCCCACGTCTTCTCCCCGCGTCATCTGGCAACCCTGAGAACCACTAACTTTGGCCAACCGACGACGCTCGTCAACAAGAATGGAACCGGTAACAGCGGCCCTGGCACTGTCGTGCCGGGCTCACAGGTCTCTCATTCTACTCCGGTAACCAGTTCTGGGCCTGGAGGGGAGATTGAGTCGCCTCCACCAACGGCCATCAGCAACAGTTAA
- the zfhx2 gene encoding uncharacterized protein zfhx2 isoform X1 codes for MPDWQPTIRGEESGETVSSESNGVAEWLCPLCQTRQTDRSSLSAHLTEQHSVLPSCVDKLLDIAGLKQAAIAGQQEKGALKSADLESSLLKPTEDVRSDPCQSSESSDATQTLGDKEMEEESIMEQEGGEAEPEPEKEGNQLAGAKQQNATENTEIPDASEKSVGKNGVPAENNTRSFKCNACLETFPSRTALSVHYNSASHIQRMTTGSAKQTGETDPQTPLVPVLSRPYISNKPYQCAVCRVSYNHAITLESHMKSVLHQSRSRNAGIVANAANSAVATASLGGSTTTVPNTVVTTSGSGTSQLVTTTNCAAPGTLMVTTTKDGEQIQTSQVAPSLLTSPVASAQAVSAFLTLLTSSPNTLSHSLLPSLFTAGSAPGAAVPQLVPQPQMVMPLILNGLQAQTQQHQENQQGQLLTQCVPFVGLTTAQQALLTQRLNSLQSQWPSAGVSTNVQPCTEEQTQALKGESDKEKQEVKRRDSEETVKEKVLDQNNDRNNCTTENIKTEKLKEENIKESAQCPNIESKVKVENNEDNEKAHRDSTTDGDSSTNQLDLEGDKAASLNLSPAGTEKSLRNKNLSPSASVPSNASLSPVNLNLTLSPDSTPQKSQTGMSPCGSLGTPKSSPSTNALTNNQTRPHCTSIGSNHPDLPVLSEFQSEVLWAFFESRSEADAASPPHEDCEALGREVGLSEEEVRRWLSQARHAKQRQRATELDHLQGLVGFPRHAQGSDNDYDDEESSLIIAEGEDDAEASGSQAIDLSSTRGKHRQRDSGREGLGDSCLTSDSENEVYTSVIVSDEESQNGSLREGPESPAKDEAQWEVHGDKGSIGGKVLRSTTVFLSDAEDEYEDEEGGGGQRAKRKKRKGEFERDEVEVKKERQDPDVDLELEAQGDPPSSLSHVMDHPEIPTSALHSLPLSIAPFSTQFLSPYVLSLTPSLIGDGSKLPVFPNPPTITRFSSSLLSQSLSSHNQISHYLSNGGDCESALDLSMGKNNSKSATSSSSLADKIAAQKGQLLDGLGLRPTSKGLVVVQVKPESVTSMSSSNSSMSLVNCNNMTKSSIYMRAAEKMNATLLEREREKEREKEKEQEQHQRKSKGKRYRDMRRSRTIIQAEQLDILYGCYFKDPNPGKHEFEQISEWVHLPKKVVQIWFQNMRARERKGEVRFISDGTLAAVGKPLIKFTWPLSKPIFSNKPPTNNTGCITTTPIVRTLIKTEREPVKELAKPALVKKITPVPIKPKEVVSSTAVSTVSSSASAVPKTKLETTSNVTMVKVAPKVNTPVLLAPPKEPIPIAPRPAQKRKLEEESEEEKTDEEKDNENEVGSGPGTTNRMVPKLPTTPINNRPPATTVLPQKQNGLNYWTPKVPIKINTLSREQLALPTHAPPRTIPPPPTPSIAPVSPNTPSSAKVASPSTPVVAKSSPTESSFLPHSSSRRPRTHLSCLQLSILQSCYETCAHPNAMECEAIGTELNLPLKVVQIWFQNTRAKEKRWRLQQEKMYPLSDGKVDMSSGTYLQYNALKANRPILPKPVQLTVTEPPASPVAGQQVPKETLTGRCDACNVSFESRAAARAHVFSPRHLATLRTTNFGQPTTLVNKNGTGNSGPGTVVPGSQVSHSTPVTSSGPGGEIESPPPTAISNS; via the exons ATGCCCGATTGGCAGCCCACAATCAGAGGG GAGGAGTCTGGAGAGACAGTGAGCAGTGAGAGCAATGGGGTGGCAGAATGGCTGTGCCCCCTGTGCCAAACACGACAAACTGACAGATCCTCCCTGTCTGCACATCTCACTGAGCAACACAGCGTACTTCCATCTTGTGTCGACAAACTGCTCGACATC GCCGGTCTAAAACAGGCTGCCATTGCAGGACAACAGGAAAAAGGTGCTCTAAAGTCTGCAG ATCTAGAATCTTCACTACTGAAGCCTACTGAAGACGTCAGATCAGACCCCTGCCAATCTAGTGAGAGTTCAGACGCTACCCAGACGCTCGGAGacaaagagatggaggaagagagcaTAATGGAACAGGAGGGAGGTGAAGCTGAGCCAGAGCCAGAAAAGGAGGGAAATCAACTCGCAGGAGCCAAACAGCAAAATgcaactgaaaacacagaaatcccAGACGCCAGTGAAAAGTCAGTTGGTAAAAATGGTGTGCCAGCTGAAAATAACACCCGGTCGTTCAAATGCAATGCCTGCCTGGAAACTTTTCCCAGCAGAACTGCCTTGAGCGTTCATTACAACTCAGCATCCCACATTCAGAGGATGACAACAGGCTCCGCAAAACAAACTGGGGAAACTGATCCCCAAACTCCCTTAGTTCCTGTCCTGTCTCGGCCATATATATCAAACAAACCTTACCAGTGCGCTGTATGTCGAGTCTCTTACAATCATGCCATCACCCTTGAGAGCCATATGAAATCTGTCTTGCACCAGTCCCGCAGCAGAAATGCTGGAATTGTTGCAAATGCTGCAAACAGTGCAGTGGCCACTGCTAGTTTGGGAGGCAGCACCACCACTGTTCCTAACACTGTGGTAACCACATCTGGAAGTGGGACCAGTCAGTTGGTTACCACCACCAACTGTGCTGCTCCTGGGACCTTGATGGTGACTACTACAAAAGATGGAGAGCAGATTCAAACTTCACAAGTGGCTCCCTCGCTCCTCACCTCCCCTGTGGCTTCAGCTCAGGCGGTCTCAGCCTTTCTCACCCTCCTCACATCTAGTCCCAACACCCTCTCAcactccctcctcccctccttaTTCACGGCCGGTTCTGCTCCTGGTGCCGCCGTGCCTCAGCTCGTGCCTCAGCCTCAAATGGTCATGCCCTTGATCTTGAATGGGCTCCAAGCCCAAACCCAGCAGCACCAAGAGAACCAGCAAGGCCAGCTCCTTACCCAGTGTGTGCCATTCGTAGGTCTCACCACAGCCCAGCAAGCCCTCCTAACCCAAAGACTAAACAGCTTACAGAGCCAGTGGCCCTCTGCAGGGGTTTCAACAAATGTGCAGCCCTGCACAGAAGAGCAAACACAGGCTTTAAAGGGTGAGAGcgataaagaaaagcaggaagtgaagagaagaGACAGTGAAGAGACAGTTAAAGAGAAGGTCTTGGATCAGAATAATGACAGGAATAACTGTACTACAGAGAAcattaaaacagagaaacttAAGGAAGAGAACATTAAAGAATCTGCACAGTGTCCTAATATAGAAAGCAAAGTGAAGGTTGAGAATAACGAAGACAATGAGAAGGCACATAGAGATAGCACAACAGATGGAGACAGCTCGACTAATCAGTTGGACCTGGAAGGTGATAAAGCAGCTAGCCTCAATCTCTCCCCAGCGGGCACAGAGAAGAGCCTCCGCAATAAGAACCTCTCGCCTTCTGCATCTGTTCCCAGCAATGCGAGCCTCAGCCCTGTAAATTTAAACCTTACACTTAGCCCTGATTCTACCCCTCAAAAATCACAAACGGGCATGAGCCCTTGTGGCTCTCTGGGCACCCCAAAATCCAGCCCGAGTACAAATGCCTTAACTAACAACCAAACTCGACCCCATTGTACTTCAATAGGATCCAATCACCCAGACCTTCCAGTGCTGTCAGAGTTCCAGTCGGAGGTTCTCTGGGCGTTCTTTGAGTCGCGTAGTGAGGCTGATGCTGCAAGTCCTCCCCATGAGGACTGTGAGGCGCTGGGCAGAGAGGTGGGGCTTTCTGAGGAAGAGGTACGTAGGTGGTTGAGCCAAGCCAGACATGCAAAACAGAGGCAGAGGGCGACAGAGTTGGATCACCTGCAAGGCTTGGTAGGATTTCCAAGACATGCCCAAGGTTCTGACAATGACTATGATGACGAGGAAAGCTCACTAATTATAGCAGAAGGTGAGGATGATGCTGAAGCTTCAGGTAGTCAGGCAATTGATTTGTCTAGTACAAGagggaaacacagacagagagattcGGGAAGGGAGGGGCTGGGAGATTCCTGTCTTACTTCTGACTCAGAAAATGAGGTGTACACCTCTGTCATTGTGTCTGATGAGGAAAGTCAGAATGGGTCATTGAGGGAGGGTCCTGAGAGTCCTGCAAAAGATGAAGCACAGTGGGAGGTCCATGGTGATAAGGGGTCAATTGGAGGAAAGGTCTTACGCTCCACaactgtgtttctctctgatgCAGAGGATGAgtatgaggatgaggagggcgGAGGGGGTCAGAGAGCCAAGAGGAAAAAACGTAAGGGGGAGTTTGAGCGggatgaggtggaggtgaagaaggagagACAGGACCCAGATGTGGATCTAGAGTTGGAGGCTCAAGGGGATCCTCCAAGCTCACTGTCCCATGTTATGGACCACCCTGAGATTCCAACCAGTGCCCTCCATTCACTTCCCCTGTCCATTGCTCCATTTTCTACTCAGTTCCTCAGCCCCTATGTCCTCTCCCTTACTCCTTCACTGATTGGAGATGGGAGCAAGTTACCAGTTTTTCCTAATCCACCAACTATCACGCGCTTCTCCAGCTCTCTTCTCTCGcagtctctctcctcccacaACCAAATTTCTCATTACCTGTCAAATGGGGGCGACTGCGAGTCCGCTCTAGATCTCAGCATGGggaaaaacaattcaaaatctgctacttcatcatcatctctggCTGATAAAATTGCAGCACAGAAGGGACAGCTGCTGGATGGGCTTGGCCTGAGGCCCACATCCAAAGGTCTTGTAGTTGTCCAAGTGAAGCCTGAATCTGTTACTTCCATGTCCTCTTCCAACAGCAGTATGAGTCTGGTCAACTGCAATAACATGACAAAGTCTAGTATTTACATGAGGGCAGCAGAGAAAATGAATGCTACACTATTGGAAAGGGAgcgagagaaggagagggagaaggaaaaggagcaggagcagcatcAGAGGAAGTCTAAAGGAAAAAGATATCGGGATATGCGGCGTTCAAGGACCATCATTCAAGCTGAACAACTTGACATTCTGTATGGCTGCTATTTCAAAGACCCAAACCCTGGGAAACATGAGTTTGAACAGATATCTGAGTGGGTCCACCTTCCAAAGAAAGTTGTTCAGATTTGGTTCCAGAACATGAGGGCGAGGGAACGGAAGGGTGAGGTCCGATTCATCAGTGACGGGACCCTGGCAGCCGTTGGCAAACCTCTCATCAAATTTACCTGGCCTCTTTCCAAACCCATATTCTCTAACAAGCCTCCTACGAATAATACTGGGTGCATCACAACTACTCCCATTGTGCGCACCCTCattaagacagagagagagcctgTCAAGGAGCTGGCCAAACCTGCTTTGGTGAAAAAAATTACCCCAGTTCCGATCAAGCCCAAGGAGGTCGTTTCCTCTACCGCAGTCTCAACTGTGAGCAGCAGTGCTTCTGCAGTGCCAAAGACTAAGCTCGAAACCACCAGCAACGTCACTATGGTCAAAGTTGCACCCAAAGTCAACACACCTGTCCTTTTAGCACCACCCAAGGAACCAATCCCTATTGCCCCACGACCGGCCCAGAAACGAAAGTTAGAAGAGGAGAGCGAGGAAGAAAAGACAGATGAGGAGAAAGACAATGAAAATGAGGTGGGTTCTGGACCAGGGACCACTAACCGCATGGTGCCCAAGCTACCCACAACTCCCATTAATAACAGGCCTCCTGCCACAACAGTGCTGCCACAAAAACAGAATGGGCTCAACTACTGGACCCCCAAAGTCCCCATTAAGATCAACACCCTATCAAGAGAACAACTGGCTTTACCCACACACGCGCCTCCTCGTACCATCCCCCCTCCTCCAACACCAAGCATTGCGCCAGTCAGCCCAAATACCCCCAGCTCTGCCAAAGTGGCCAGCCCCTCCACCCCGGTCGTAGCTAAATCAAGCCCGACAGAAAGCAGCTTCTTGCCCCACTCATCAAGCCGTAGGCCACGCACACACTTGTCCTGCCTACAGCTGTCCATTCTGCAGTCCTGTTATGAGACCTGTGCCCACCCTAACGCCATGGAGTGCGAGGCAATCGGCACCGAGCTCAACCTGCCGCTCAAGGTGGTGCAGATCTGGTTCCAAAACACCAGAGCCAAGGAGAAGCGCTGGAGGCtgcagcaagagaaaatg TATCCTCTGTCAGATGGGAAGGTGGACATGAGCTCAGGAACCTACCTGCAGTACAACGCTCTCAAAGCCAACCGGCCCATCTTGCCCAAACCTGTTCAACTGACAGTTACTGAACCTCCAGCTTCCCCAGTAGCCGGCCAGCAAGTGCCAAAGGAGACCCTGACAGGCCGCTGTGATGCCTGCAATGTCTCCTTTGAATCCCGCGCTGCGGCGAGAGCCCACGTCTTCTCCCCGCGTCATCTGGCAACCCTGAGAACCACTAACTTTGGCCAACCGACGACGCTCGTCAACAAGAATGGAACCGGTAACAGCGGCCCTGGCACTGTCGTGCCGGGCTCACAGGTCTCTCATTCTACTCCGGTAACCAGTTCTGGGCCTGGAGGGGAGATTGAGTCGCCTCCACCAACGGCCATCAGCAACAGTTAA